In Rickettsia endosymbiont of Gonocerus acuteangulatus, the following are encoded in one genomic region:
- the rplD gene encoding 50S ribosomal protein L4, with amino-acid sequence MKTKILNLANEEIGEISLNEDIFAVEFIRDDIIKQVVDWQRAKAMAGTHKTKTVSEVSGTTKKPFKQKGTGNARQGSLRSVQMRGGGVIHGPVVRSHATKLPKKVRKLGLIHALSEKFSEGKLLVIDSLKLETPKTSNLVNILNKFQGKSFFVIDGNEVDVNFSLAAQNIYNTVVVPQIGANVYDIIRHEYVLLSQEAVNVLEERLK; translated from the coding sequence ATGAAAACTAAAATATTAAATCTTGCTAATGAAGAAATCGGTGAGATTAGTTTAAACGAAGATATATTTGCTGTAGAGTTTATTAGGGATGATATAATAAAGCAAGTTGTTGATTGGCAACGAGCTAAAGCAATGGCTGGTACACATAAAACTAAAACTGTATCAGAAGTCTCAGGTACTACAAAGAAGCCTTTTAAGCAAAAAGGTACAGGGAATGCAAGACAAGGTTCTTTAAGATCTGTACAGATGCGTGGTGGTGGTGTAATTCATGGTCCTGTAGTACGTAGCCATGCAACTAAATTACCTAAAAAAGTACGAAAACTTGGTTTAATCCATGCTTTATCCGAAAAATTTTCTGAAGGAAAATTACTAGTCATAGATTCTTTAAAATTAGAAACTCCTAAAACCTCTAATCTGGTTAATATATTAAATAAGTTTCAAGGTAAAAGCTTCTTTGTAATAGATGGCAATGAAGTGGATGTTAATTTTTCTTTAGCAGCACAAAATATTTATAATACAGTAGTTGTTCCGCAAATAGGTGCAAATGTCTATGACATAATAAGACATGAATATGTATTATTATCACAAGAAGCAGTGAATGTTTTAGAAGAGAGGTTAAAATGA
- the rplW gene encoding 50S ribosomal protein L23, with protein MSSYKYYDLIRRPIITEKTTLLSEQNKYTFYVDKLAEKLAVKKAIEEIFKVKVKKVNILNVKGKKKRFKGVIGHQVDRKKAVVTLEKDHNIDFAGGIK; from the coding sequence ATGAGTTCTTATAAATATTACGATTTAATTAGAAGACCTATTATTACAGAAAAAACTACCCTTCTTTCAGAACAAAATAAATACACTTTTTATGTAGATAAACTTGCTGAGAAACTTGCTGTTAAAAAAGCCATAGAAGAAATATTTAAAGTAAAAGTAAAAAAAGTAAATATCTTAAATGTCAAAGGTAAGAAAAAGAGGTTTAAGGGAGTTATCGGACATCAAGTTGATAGAAAAAAAGCTGTGGTAACATTAGAAAAAGATCATAATATTGATTTTGCAGGAGGAATTAAATAA
- the rpsJ gene encoding 30S ribosomal protein S10: MKNKIKIRLKSFDHRSLDQATKEIVSAVKRTFANISGPIPLPRKIQRFTVNRSPHVHIKSREQYEIRTQKRLLVIDDPNPAVVDALSKVDLAAGVDVVIELESGE; encoded by the coding sequence ATGAAAAATAAAATCAAAATTCGTTTAAAGTCATTTGATCATCGTAGTCTTGATCAGGCTACTAAAGAGATAGTTAGTGCTGTTAAAAGGACATTTGCTAATATTAGTGGTCCTATTCCTTTACCTAGAAAAATTCAAAGATTTACTGTAAATAGATCTCCCCACGTGCATATAAAATCAAGGGAGCAATACGAAATTAGAACACAAAAAAGATTATTGGTTATAGATGATCCAAATCCAGCAGTTGTTGACGCTTTAAGTAAAGTTGATTTAGCAGCAGGGGTTGATGTAGTAATTGAATTAGAGAGTGGGGAGTAA
- the rplB gene encoding 50S ribosomal protein L2: MALKSFNPITPSLRELVQVDRTSLWKGRPFKALTKGISKTGGRNNQGRITSWQRGGGHKRLYRVIDFKRNKLDISAIVERIEYDPNRTAFIALIKYEDGEYAYILASQKLVVGDKIISSKDADIKIGNCLPLRYIPIGTTLHNVEMKVGKGGQIARSAGTSVDLVGKDSGYAQIKLKSGEFRLVPLDCMATIGIVSNPDQKNINLGKAGRNRWLGWRPHVRGVAMNPVDHPHGGGEGKTSGGRHPVTPWGFPTKGKKTRKNKRTSKFIIKKRK; encoded by the coding sequence ATGGCTTTAAAAAGTTTTAATCCAATTACCCCTTCTTTGAGAGAGTTAGTTCAAGTTGATAGAACTAGTTTATGGAAAGGTAGACCTTTTAAGGCTCTAACTAAAGGGATATCTAAAACAGGTGGAAGAAATAATCAGGGTAGAATCACTTCTTGGCAAAGAGGTGGAGGTCATAAAAGACTATATCGTGTTATTGACTTTAAGAGAAATAAATTAGATATTTCTGCTATAGTTGAAAGAATAGAATATGATCCTAATAGAACCGCTTTTATTGCTTTAATTAAGTATGAAGATGGCGAGTATGCTTATATTTTAGCTTCACAAAAATTAGTGGTAGGGGATAAGATAATATCAAGCAAAGATGCAGATATAAAAATTGGCAACTGTTTACCTTTAAGATATATCCCTATAGGTACTACTTTACATAATGTTGAAATGAAAGTTGGTAAAGGTGGTCAAATTGCAAGATCAGCCGGTACGTCGGTAGATTTAGTGGGTAAAGATTCAGGATATGCACAAATTAAATTAAAGTCAGGTGAATTTAGATTAGTACCTTTAGATTGTATGGCTACGATAGGTATAGTATCTAATCCTGATCAAAAAAATATTAACTTAGGTAAAGCTGGTAGAAATAGATGGCTTGGTTGGAGACCTCATGTAAGAGGTGTGGCAATGAATCCTGTAGATCACCCGCATGGTGGTGGTGAGGGTAAAACCTCTGGTGGGCGTCATCCAGTTACTCCTTGGGGATTCCCGACGAAAGGTAAAAAGACGCGTAAAAATAAGCGTACTTCTAAGTTTATTATAAAGAAAAGAAAATAA
- the rpsS gene encoding 30S ribosomal protein S19 — MARSVWKGPFVDGYLIKKVQKLMESGKSEMIKTWSRRSTILPIFVGFTFSVHNGNKFIPVFVNEEMVGRKLGEFSPTRTFHGHGADKKVKRK; from the coding sequence ATGGCACGTTCGGTGTGGAAAGGGCCTTTCGTAGATGGTTATTTAATAAAAAAAGTTCAAAAATTAATGGAATCTGGTAAGTCAGAAATGATTAAAACCTGGTCTAGAAGATCAACCATTTTGCCTATTTTTGTTGGTTTTACGTTTTCTGTTCACAATGGAAATAAATTTATTCCAGTTTTTGTAAATGAAGAAATGGTTGGTAGAAAACTAGGGGAATTTTCTCCTACTAGAACATTTCATGGACATGGAGCAGATAAAAAAGTTAAAAGAAAATAA
- the rplC gene encoding 50S ribosomal protein L3: protein MRTGIIAQKVGMTSVFNNNGKRVPLTLVKVDDCQVVGHKIAEKHGYNALVIGIKDKKISRVTKPMKQVFANAKVSPKTKLKEFRISEDNFIDIAASLEVDHFTAGQFIDVTATTIGKGFAGSMKRHNFRGLEASHGVSISHRSHGSTGQRQDPGKVFKGKKMAGHMGCSQVTIQNLKIFAIDKEQGLIMIQGSIPGHKGSYISIKDAIKKISITA from the coding sequence ATGAGAACCGGAATAATTGCTCAAAAAGTTGGGATGACTAGTGTTTTTAATAATAATGGGAAGAGAGTTCCATTAACACTAGTGAAAGTTGATGATTGTCAAGTAGTAGGACATAAAATTGCTGAAAAACATGGTTATAATGCTTTAGTTATAGGGATAAAAGATAAAAAAATATCTAGAGTAACTAAGCCTATGAAACAAGTTTTTGCTAATGCTAAAGTGTCTCCTAAAACTAAATTAAAAGAATTTAGAATCTCTGAAGATAACTTTATTGATATAGCAGCAAGTTTAGAAGTAGATCATTTTACAGCAGGACAATTTATAGATGTAACAGCTACTACTATAGGTAAAGGATTTGCTGGTAGTATGAAGAGACATAATTTTAGAGGGCTTGAAGCTTCTCACGGTGTTTCAATATCACATCGTTCACATGGTTCTACTGGTCAAAGACAAGATCCAGGAAAAGTCTTTAAAGGTAAAAAAATGGCTGGACATATGGGGTGTAGTCAAGTTACTATCCAAAATTTAAAAATATTTGCAATCGATAAAGAGCAAGGGCTTATTATGATTCAGGGAAGTATACCAGGACATAAAGGTTCATATATTTCAATAAAAGATGCAATAAAAAAGATTTCAATAACTGCATAA